In the [Clostridium] colinum genome, one interval contains:
- the gatA gene encoding Asp-tRNA(Asn)/Glu-tRNA(Gln) amidotransferase subunit GatA gives MNIFNMTALQIGNKIKNRELSCLEVTKYFFDNINNKSNGYICFCEDYAYKKAKEIQKKLDNKENLPILAGVPISIKDNICTNNIKTTCASNMLKDFTPSYNATAFQKLENAGAILVGKLNMDEFAMGNSGKTSFFGACKNPWDNTKSTGGSSSGCASTLAYNEAIFTLGSDTGGSIRQPSAFCSVTGIKPTYGLVSRYGLVSFAPSFDQIGPITKDALDCAKTLEIISGYDKNDSTTIKKDNFKFIDENFNIKGLKIGVCKNFIEYSDDEVKEEILKTINILKNMGAIIEEINLDVIEYSMPTYQILSNALAFSNMARYDGIKYGLKPENIDCLNELCIKSRTEGFGIEVKKRIMLGNFILKNKDIENSYYKNAINAKNYIAKQFKEAFEKYDILLSPTTPKTPTSFDDDSETDIFLVCSNLIGTPSISIPCGFTKSNIPVGLQLMGNYLNDSLILNVAICFQKNTDFHLKKPNIQ, from the coding sequence ATGAATATTTTCAATATGACTGCTTTACAAATTGGTAATAAAATAAAAAATAGAGAATTAAGTTGTTTAGAAGTTACAAAATATTTTTTTGATAATATAAATAACAAAAGTAACGGTTATATATGTTTTTGTGAAGATTATGCCTATAAAAAAGCTAAAGAAATACAAAAAAAGCTTGATAACAAAGAAAATTTACCTATTTTAGCAGGTGTACCTATATCTATAAAGGATAATATATGCACTAATAATATAAAAACTACTTGTGCCTCTAATATGCTTAAAGATTTTACTCCATCTTATAATGCAACTGCCTTTCAAAAATTAGAAAATGCAGGAGCTATACTTGTTGGTAAACTTAATATGGACGAATTTGCTATGGGTAATAGCGGTAAAACTTCTTTCTTTGGAGCTTGTAAAAATCCTTGGGACAATACAAAATCTACTGGTGGCTCTAGTAGCGGTTGTGCTAGTACTTTAGCATATAATGAAGCAATTTTTACCCTAGGCTCAGACACTGGTGGTTCTATAAGACAACCTTCTGCTTTTTGCTCTGTAACCGGTATTAAACCTACTTATGGTCTTGTTTCTAGATATGGCCTTGTTTCATTTGCTCCATCATTTGACCAAATAGGACCTATAACTAAAGATGCTTTAGACTGTGCTAAAACTTTAGAGATAATTAGTGGATATGATAAAAATGATAGCACTACAATAAAAAAAGATAATTTTAAATTTATAGATGAAAATTTTAATATAAAAGGACTAAAAATTGGTGTTTGTAAAAATTTTATAGAATATAGTGATGATGAAGTAAAAGAAGAAATATTAAAAACTATAAATATATTAAAAAATATGGGGGCTATAATAGAAGAAATAAATCTGGACGTTATAGAATATTCTATGCCTACGTATCAAATTTTATCTAACGCTTTAGCCTTTTCTAATATGGCTAGATATGATGGTATAAAATATGGGCTTAAACCTGAAAATATAGATTGTTTAAATGAATTGTGTATAAAATCTAGAACAGAAGGCTTTGGTATAGAAGTAAAAAAACGTATAATGCTTGGAAACTTTATATTAAAAAATAAAGATATTGAAAATAGTTATTATAAAAATGCTATAAATGCTAAAAATTATATAGCTAAACAATTTAAAGAGGCTTTTGAAAAATATGATATTTTATTATCACCTACAACACCTAAAACTCCTACTTCTTTTGACGATGATAGCGAAACAGATATATTTTTAGTATGTTCTAATCTAATAGGTACTCCTTCTATATCTATACCGTGTGGGTTTACTAAAAGCAATATACCAGTAGGGTTACAACTAATGGGTAACTATCTTAATGATAGCCTTATATTAAATGTAGCAATATGCTTTCAAAAAAATACAGATTTTCATCTAAAAAAACCTAACATACAATAG
- a CDS encoding THUMP domain-containing class I SAM-dependent RNA methyltransferase, giving the protein MINFIATTTFGLEAIVKREAQNLGFSNISVEDGIVNFTGEIKDIPKANIWFRSADRILIVMAKFKATTFEELFQGVKAVNWADFLPKDANFIVSGKSLKSTLSSVPACQKITEKAIVEKLKLTYKGIEYFSKSGNLYKIQVSLLKDTATITLDTSGTALHKRGYRENQLSAPLKETLANALIDLSYYKKERILIDPTCGSGTIAIEAAMRAKNIAPGLMRSFASENWEFIDKSYWKDAKKEAYSKIDVTYRPEIYASDIDEKAIQIAKGNAKIAGVDDCIRFEVKPLNKLNIKNIKYGICVCNPPYAERIGVLKEVEQLYKDMGKIFNSNKTFSTYVLTSHKGFENLYGRKADKKRKLFNGNVKVEYYQFFGEKPPKQNK; this is encoded by the coding sequence ATGATAAATTTTATTGCAACAACAACTTTTGGGCTTGAAGCTATTGTTAAAAGAGAAGCTCAAAATTTAGGATTTTCAAACATTAGCGTAGAAGATGGTATTGTAAATTTTACTGGTGAAATAAAAGACATACCTAAAGCTAATATATGGTTTAGAAGTGCTGACAGAATATTAATTGTAATGGCAAAATTTAAAGCTACCACTTTTGAAGAATTATTTCAAGGAGTTAAAGCTGTAAATTGGGCAGATTTTTTACCAAAAGATGCAAATTTTATTGTGTCTGGTAAATCCTTAAAATCTACTCTATCTAGCGTTCCAGCCTGTCAAAAAATAACAGAAAAAGCTATTGTAGAAAAATTAAAATTAACATATAAAGGTATAGAATATTTTTCAAAAAGTGGTAATTTATATAAAATACAAGTATCTCTTTTAAAAGATACTGCTACTATAACACTTGATACAAGTGGAACTGCTCTACACAAACGTGGATATAGAGAAAATCAACTTTCTGCCCCTTTAAAAGAAACTTTAGCAAATGCTTTAATAGATTTAAGCTACTATAAAAAAGAACGTATACTCATAGACCCAACTTGTGGTTCTGGCACTATAGCTATAGAGGCTGCTATGAGAGCTAAAAACATTGCACCTGGTCTTATGAGAAGCTTTGCTTCAGAAAATTGGGAATTTATAGATAAGTCTTACTGGAAAGATGCAAAAAAAGAGGCTTATAGCAAGATAGATGTAACATATCGTCCAGAAATATACGCAAGTGATATAGATGAAAAAGCTATACAAATAGCTAAAGGTAATGCAAAAATAGCTGGTGTTGATGATTGTATAAGATTTGAAGTAAAACCATTAAATAAATTAAATATTAAAAATATTAAATATGGTATTTGTGTTTGTAACCCTCCATATGCTGAACGTATTGGAGTTTTAAAAGAAGTTGAACAACTTTATAAAGATATGGGAAAAATTTTTAATAGTAATAAAACTTTTTCTACATATGTATTAACCTCGCACAAAGGATTTGAAAATTTATACGGTAGAAAGGCAGATAAAAAAAGAAAATTATTTAATGGTAATGTAAAAGTTGAATATTATCAATTTTTTGGAGAAAAGCCACCAAAACAAAATAAATAA
- the tgt gene encoding tRNA guanosine(34) transglycosylase Tgt, with translation MYKLLKTEGRAKLGEFHTVHGIIKTPVFMNVGTIAAIKGAVSTEDLQGIKTQVELSNTYHLHLRPGDKVVKKLGGLHKFMVWDKPILTDSGGFQVFSLTGLRKIKEEGVYFNSHIDGRKIFMGPEESMQIQSNLASTIAMAFDECPPYPATREYMQNSVDRTTRWLKRCIEEMNRLNSLDDTINKKQMLFGINQGGTYSDIRIEHAKVISDLNLDGYAVGGLAVGETHQEMYRILEDVVPYLPQNKPTYLMGVGTPENILEAVDRGVDFFDCVLPARNGRHANVYTNKGKLNLNNAKYELDDRPIAEDCNCPACKTYSRAYIRHLFKAKEMLAMRLCVLHNLYFYNNMMEEIREALEKGEFKAYKKMRLEGFKESEK, from the coding sequence ATGTATAAACTATTAAAAACAGAAGGAAGAGCTAAGCTTGGTGAATTTCACACAGTACACGGAATTATAAAAACACCAGTGTTTATGAATGTAGGTACTATAGCAGCTATAAAAGGAGCAGTTTCTACAGAAGATTTACAAGGGATAAAAACACAAGTAGAACTTTCTAACACATATCACTTACATTTAAGACCAGGAGATAAAGTTGTAAAAAAATTAGGCGGTTTACATAAATTTATGGTTTGGGACAAGCCTATATTAACAGATTCTGGTGGGTTTCAGGTATTTTCTTTAACAGGTCTTAGAAAGATAAAAGAAGAAGGTGTGTATTTTAATTCACATATAGATGGTAGAAAAATATTTATGGGACCAGAAGAAAGTATGCAAATACAATCTAATCTTGCATCTACTATTGCTATGGCTTTTGATGAATGCCCTCCTTATCCAGCTACTAGAGAATATATGCAAAATTCTGTAGATAGGACTACTCGTTGGTTAAAAAGATGTATAGAAGAGATGAATAGATTAAACTCTTTAGATGATACGATAAATAAAAAGCAAATGCTTTTTGGAATAAATCAAGGGGGGACTTATTCAGATATTAGAATAGAACATGCAAAAGTTATATCAGACTTAAACTTAGATGGATATGCAGTAGGTGGTCTTGCAGTTGGAGAAACACATCAAGAAATGTATAGAATATTAGAAGATGTTGTACCTTATTTACCACAAAATAAACCAACATATCTTATGGGAGTTGGCACTCCAGAAAATATTTTAGAAGCCGTAGATAGAGGCGTAGACTTTTTTGATTGTGTTTTGCCAGCTAGAAATGGTAGACACGCTAATGTATATACTAACAAAGGTAAGTTAAATCTTAATAATGCTAAATATGAGCTAGATGATAGACCAATAGCAGAAGATTGTAATTGTCCTGCTTGCAAAACTTATAGTAGAGCTTATATAAGACATCTTTTTAAAGCTAAAGAAATGTTGGCTATGAGATTATGTGTTTTACACAATTTATATTTTTATAATAATATGATGGAAGAAATAAGAGAAGCTTTAGAAAAAGGTGAATTTAAAGCATACAAAAAAATGAGATTAGAAGGATTTAAGGAAAGTGAAAAATAA
- the gap gene encoding type I glyceraldehyde-3-phosphate dehydrogenase: MIKVGINGFGRIGRLVFRASIERDNLDVVAINDPFIDLEYMVYMLKYDSVHGRFDGEVSIKGDKLVVNGKEITVFQCMNPEDIAWGEAGVEYVVESTGVFTTVDKASAHFKGGAKKVVISAPSADAPMFVMGVNHKEYKSDMNVVSNASCTTNCLAPLSKVINDKFGIIEGLMTTVHATTATQKTVDGPSKKDWRGGRAAAANIIPSSTGAAKAVGKVIPELNGKLTGMAFRVPTTNVSVVDLTCRLEKPATYEEIKAAVKEAANGELKGILGYTEDDVVSTDFIHEYCTSVFDAKAGIALNDNFVKLVSWYDNEWGYSNKCLDLVSHMASVN, from the coding sequence ATGATTAAAGTAGGTATTAATGGTTTTGGACGTATCGGTCGTCTTGTATTTCGTGCTTCAATTGAAAGAGATAATTTAGATGTTGTTGCAATAAATGACCCATTTATTGACCTTGAATATATGGTTTATATGCTTAAATATGACTCAGTTCACGGAAGATTTGATGGTGAAGTTTCTATCAAAGGTGACAAACTTGTTGTTAATGGTAAAGAAATCACTGTATTCCAATGTATGAACCCAGAAGATATCGCTTGGGGCGAAGCTGGTGTTGAATATGTTGTAGAATCTACTGGCGTATTCACTACTGTTGATAAAGCATCTGCACATTTTAAAGGTGGTGCTAAAAAAGTTGTTATATCTGCTCCTTCTGCAGACGCACCTATGTTTGTTATGGGTGTAAACCACAAAGAGTACAAATCAGATATGAATGTTGTATCTAATGCATCTTGTACTACTAACTGTCTTGCACCTTTATCAAAAGTTATCAACGATAAATTTGGCATAATCGAAGGTTTAATGACAACTGTACATGCTACAACTGCTACTCAAAAAACAGTTGATGGTCCATCTAAAAAAGACTGGAGAGGTGGACGTGCTGCTGCTGCTAACATAATACCTTCTTCTACTGGTGCTGCTAAAGCCGTTGGTAAAGTTATTCCAGAATTAAATGGTAAATTAACTGGTATGGCATTTAGAGTTCCAACTACTAACGTATCTGTTGTAGACTTAACTTGCCGTCTTGAAAAACCAGCTACTTATGAAGAAATTAAAGCAGCTGTTAAAGAAGCAGCTAATGGTGAATTAAAAGGTATTTTAGGATACACAGAAGATGATGTAGTTTCTACTGACTTTATCCATGAATACTGTACATCTGTATTTGATGCTAAAGCAGGTATTGCATTAAATGATAATTTCGTAAAATTAGTTTCTTGGTATGATAATGAGTGGGGCTATTCAAATAAATGTCTTGATTTAGTTTCTCATATGGCATCTGTAAACTAA
- the fliB gene encoding flagellin lysine-N-methylase, giving the protein MKNKYTFLQPTFYKDFKCSGNNCEINCCSYNWGITVDKDTYFKYRNVKYPNDLVDLLNKYIKKNRSKLNNNNYGKIVHIKEKIKIDYTTIEDGIEQEITEDIYLSFCPFQDENKLCKIHKALGEDGLCTTCKIYPRVTNNIFSNYERSLSIGCEEVSKLLYNIKDGISFELVEVNNKDSDFYIVDLSKNKELILNYFDDIRITCLEILQYRNLSLDNRMILLSIFMFKIDEFNKNNNLSSIPNYINNFFNNIQLYEPILNLKKQQQYLLLDIVLKVLDSNTNNFGVKSLILETKKVILTLFKAYLEIVTEENNTFSPLYNEYKENRNKLMKDKEYFIENIFVNLFFVKGFPFNGQNSIKECCIIFIFNYIFYKGLLSGYLAKEETLNENILHRISTVFGRTCADQPSKLLEILNAFKNSEIDSLAFLAILIKSA; this is encoded by the coding sequence ATGAAAAATAAATATACATTTTTACAACCAACTTTTTATAAAGATTTTAAATGTTCTGGTAATAACTGTGAAATAAATTGTTGTAGTTATAATTGGGGAATAACTGTAGATAAAGATACCTACTTTAAATATCGTAATGTTAAATATCCTAACGACTTAGTAGATTTATTAAATAAATATATTAAAAAAAATAGAAGTAAATTAAATAATAATAATTATGGTAAAATTGTCCATATAAAAGAAAAAATTAAAATAGATTACACTACTATAGAAGATGGTATTGAACAAGAAATAACTGAAGATATATATCTAAGTTTTTGTCCTTTTCAAGATGAAAATAAACTTTGTAAAATTCATAAAGCTTTAGGTGAAGATGGTCTTTGTACTACATGTAAAATATATCCAAGAGTTACCAACAATATATTTAGTAACTATGAACGTTCATTATCTATAGGTTGTGAAGAAGTTAGTAAACTTTTATATAATATAAAAGATGGTATTTCATTTGAACTTGTAGAAGTTAATAATAAAGATAGTGATTTTTATATCGTAGATTTATCCAAAAATAAAGAACTAATTTTAAATTATTTTGACGATATTAGAATAACTTGTTTAGAAATTTTACAATATAGAAATTTATCTTTAGATAATCGAATGATTTTGCTTAGTATATTTATGTTTAAAATAGATGAATTTAATAAAAATAATAATCTTAGTTCTATTCCAAACTATATAAATAACTTTTTTAATAATATTCAGCTATATGAACCAATATTAAATTTAAAAAAACAACAACAATATTTACTTTTAGATATAGTTTTAAAAGTTCTAGATTCTAATACAAACAATTTTGGTGTAAAAAGTCTTATATTAGAAACAAAAAAAGTAATTTTAACTTTATTTAAAGCTTATCTAGAAATAGTAACTGAAGAAAATAATACTTTTTCACCTTTATATAATGAATATAAAGAAAATAGAAATAAATTAATGAAAGATAAAGAATATTTTATAGAAAATATTTTTGTAAATTTATTTTTTGTTAAAGGATTTCCTTTTAATGGTCAAAACTCTATCAAAGAATGTTGTATTATATTTATTTTTAATTATATTTTCTACAAAGGTCTATTATCTGGATATTTAGCAAAAGAAGAAACATTAAATGAAAATATCTTGCATAGAATAAGTACTGTATTTGGTAGAACTTGTGCTGACCAACCTAGTAAATTATTAGAAATATTAAATGCATTTAAAAATAGTGAAATTGATAGTTTAGCATTTTTAGCTATATTAATAAAAAGTGCATAA
- a CDS encoding N-acetylmuramoyl-L-alanine amidase family protein gives MKIFIDAGHGGKNPGAIGPNGLHEADVNLDIALKLGRILSKWGYEIEYSRTMDITLTLSERAKMANDWGANYFVSIHCNSNVNPEARGTSTYFYKTRTIAESFAKTVNNNLVRQIELKDLGIFSANFAVLRLTRMPAILVETAFISNPYEASLLATNSFRQNCAIGIANGIAEFTT, from the coding sequence ATGAAAATCTTTATAGATGCAGGCCACGGTGGTAAAAATCCTGGTGCAATAGGCCCTAACGGTCTTCATGAAGCTGATGTAAATTTAGATATAGCTTTAAAACTTGGTAGAATATTATCAAAATGGGGCTATGAAATAGAATATTCCAGAACAATGGACATAACATTAACTTTATCTGAAAGAGCAAAAATGGCTAATGATTGGGGGGCAAATTATTTTGTAAGTATACATTGTAATTCTAATGTAAACCCAGAAGCTAGAGGAACTTCTACTTATTTTTATAAAACAAGAACAATAGCAGAAAGTTTTGCAAAAACTGTAAATAATAATTTAGTTAGACAAATAGAATTAAAAGATTTAGGAATATTCTCAGCAAACTTTGCAGTACTCCGTCTCACAAGAATGCCTGCTATATTAGTAGAAACCGCTTTTATATCTAATCCATATGAAGCTAGTTTATTAGCTACAAATTCATTTAGACAAAACTGTGCTATAGGAATAGCAAATGGTATAGCAGAGTTTACAACATAA
- a CDS encoding glycosyl hydrolase family 18 protein, whose translation MKYKKQNKVFKNLALIILVIFFIVLLKIFLPSFKHIDYRDSVSLSKDEIGINMQLDYISMKNPPLYQNDEIYLPIDFVKDYIDKYIYWDKKENQITITNEYNVIRMKTNELEYFVNNEPLKLNLPIYNIENVAYIPKSFLQDFYELQFQYIEHTKILNIIKEDYKKATLSKNTRIRKEADKKSPYIKKIKKGETVYFYENEQNGYTKVVNDDGYIGFVPTKLLINIENKTVENNYENDYVAKAPWKVDNGKINLVFDQVQNVLANSSQAKRTYHDGVDVLVPTWFSFKDEKGEIINIADKGYVDWAHKNGYKVWGLLTDNFDKKISHSVLSSTKIREYVIKQLLAYVAMYDLDGINIDFESIPKEDGDNFVQFLRELAPLLRAEGAVLSVDLFVPKPWTKHYNRNEVGKIADYVIVMGYDEHYAGSESAGSVASMNWSDIAIKDTLAEGVPKEKLILGIPFYCRIWTENLQNNKVKLTSKAYSMNKAYNFIEEKGGTFIFDEKTGQNYGEVKEGSKTYKVWLEDETSITQRLNLVLKYDIAGAGAWKRGLEKEEIWKILKDKLKG comes from the coding sequence ATGAAGTATAAAAAACAAAATAAAGTATTTAAAAATTTAGCTTTAATTATTTTAGTTATATTTTTTATAGTATTACTTAAAATATTTTTGCCAAGTTTTAAGCATATAGATTATAGAGATAGTGTATCTTTATCTAAAGATGAGATAGGTATAAATATGCAATTAGACTATATATCTATGAAAAATCCACCTTTATATCAAAATGATGAAATATACCTTCCTATTGATTTTGTTAAAGATTATATAGATAAATATATTTATTGGGATAAAAAAGAAAATCAAATAACTATAACAAATGAATACAATGTTATAAGAATGAAAACAAATGAGCTAGAATATTTTGTAAATAATGAGCCTTTAAAATTAAATTTACCTATATATAATATAGAAAACGTAGCTTACATACCAAAATCATTTTTACAAGATTTTTATGAGTTACAGTTTCAATATATAGAACATACAAAAATTTTAAATATAATAAAAGAAGATTATAAAAAAGCTACTTTATCTAAAAATACTAGAATTAGAAAAGAAGCAGATAAAAAATCTCCTTATATTAAAAAAATTAAAAAAGGAGAAACAGTATATTTTTATGAAAATGAACAAAATGGATATACTAAAGTAGTAAATGATGATGGCTATATCGGATTTGTACCTACAAAATTGTTAATTAATATAGAAAATAAAACAGTGGAAAATAACTATGAAAATGATTATGTAGCCAAAGCTCCTTGGAAAGTAGATAATGGAAAAATAAATCTTGTTTTTGACCAAGTGCAAAACGTATTAGCTAATAGTTCACAGGCTAAAAGAACATATCATGATGGAGTAGATGTTTTAGTTCCTACGTGGTTTTCTTTTAAAGATGAAAAAGGTGAAATTATAAATATAGCAGATAAAGGATATGTAGATTGGGCACATAAAAATGGATATAAAGTTTGGGGGTTATTAACAGATAATTTTGATAAAAAAATATCACATAGTGTTTTATCTTCAACTAAAATTAGAGAATACGTTATAAAGCAACTTTTAGCATATGTTGCTATGTATGATTTAGATGGTATAAATATTGATTTTGAAAGTATTCCAAAAGAAGATGGAGATAACTTTGTTCAATTTTTAAGAGAACTTGCTCCATTATTAAGAGCAGAAGGAGCAGTTTTATCTGTAGATTTATTTGTACCTAAGCCGTGGACTAAACATTACAATAGAAATGAAGTAGGGAAAATAGCAGATTATGTTATAGTTATGGGTTATGACGAACATTATGCAGGGTCAGAAAGTGCAGGGTCTGTTGCATCTATGAACTGGTCTGATATAGCTATAAAAGATACTTTAGCAGAGGGTGTCCCTAAAGAAAAACTTATACTTGGTATACCATTTTATTGTAGAATTTGGACAGAAAATTTACAAAATAATAAGGTAAAGCTTACTTCAAAAGCTTATAGTATGAATAAAGCTTATAATTTTATAGAAGAAAAAGGTGGAACTTTTATATTTGATGAAAAAACAGGACAAAACTATGGAGAAGTAAAAGAAGGTAGCAAAACATATAAAGTTTGGCTAGAAGATGAAACGAGCATAACACAGAGATTAAATCTTGTTTTAAAGTATGATATAGCAGGAGCAGGAGCTTGGAAAAGAGGGCTTGAAAAAGAAGAAATATGGAAAATATTAAAAGATAAATTAAAGGGATAA
- the queG gene encoding tRNA epoxyqueuosine(34) reductase QueG, producing MTLEEKIYSFEEENTIIGISDATPFYSIKPILEKSDIPFVEKDIEKRINPMLIRSDAKSIIALGLSYNKTFVGDIDNKIRGKISIGAMGLDYHILVKEKLENIKNSLKIEGDIFVDTGPLVDREVAKRCGLGIAGKSGNIINKKLGSIFFIGYMVTNVQLKPTINTYTDDLCKNCDKCIKACPSGAILENGFNYKVCISYLTQKKELESEEEKKLINRQIYGCDICQKVCPYNKEVYKEEICDVDTFYPNIKEILNMTNKQFESTYKKTACGWRGKKILQRNAIIALANYKYSEKAIEILEKMKNDTREDIKNYALWAIDKLNNKR from the coding sequence ATGACATTAGAAGAAAAAATATATTCTTTTGAAGAAGAAAATACTATTATAGGTATATCAGATGCAACACCTTTTTATAGTATAAAACCTATATTAGAAAAGAGTGATATACCTTTTGTAGAAAAAGATATTGAAAAAAGGATAAATCCTATGCTCATAAGAAGTGATGCTAAAAGTATTATTGCCTTAGGACTTAGCTATAATAAAACTTTTGTAGGTGATATAGATAATAAAATAAGAGGTAAAATATCTATTGGTGCCATGGGACTAGATTATCATATACTTGTAAAAGAAAAACTTGAAAACATAAAAAATAGCCTTAAAATAGAAGGAGATATATTTGTAGATACAGGACCTTTGGTAGATAGAGAAGTAGCTAAAAGGTGTGGACTAGGTATTGCTGGTAAAAGTGGTAACATTATTAATAAAAAATTAGGGTCTATATTTTTTATAGGATATATGGTAACAAATGTACAACTTAAACCAACCATTAACACTTATACAGATGATTTATGCAAAAATTGTGATAAATGTATAAAAGCTTGCCCTAGTGGAGCTATATTAGAAAATGGATTTAATTATAAAGTATGTATATCATATCTTACACAAAAAAAAGAGCTAGAAAGTGAAGAAGAAAAAAAGCTTATTAATAGACAAATATATGGTTGTGATATTTGCCAAAAAGTTTGCCCTTATAATAAAGAAGTATATAAAGAAGAAATATGTGATGTAGATACTTTTTATCCTAATATCAAAGAAATTTTAAATATGACTAATAAACAATTTGAAAGTACCTATAAAAAAACAGCTTGTGGTTGGAGAGGTAAAAAAATTTTACAGCGTAATGCAATAATAGCTTTAGCTAACTATAAATATAGTGAAAAAGCAATAGAAATATTAGAAAAAATGAAAAATGATACAAGAGAAGATATAAAAAACTATGCTTTATGGGCAATAGATAAATTAAATAACAAAAGGTGA
- a CDS encoding Holliday junction resolvase RecU, with product MGYFNSRGLRGSTLEEFINLTNDVYREKNLAIIQKIPTPITPVKINNENKTITLAYFNEKSTVDYMGVIQGIPVCFDAKETSQGFLPLQNIHQHQVDFMESFEKQEGIAFMLVYFKMYDEYYYLPFKDILKWWQNAKNGGRKSIPYKAFEKKYIVKQSGKFYVHYLEALNTYLKEYN from the coding sequence ATGGGATATTTTAATAGTAGAGGGCTTAGAGGTAGCACCTTAGAAGAATTTATAAACCTTACAAATGATGTATATAGGGAGAAAAATTTGGCAATAATCCAAAAGATACCAACACCTATAACACCAGTTAAAATAAATAACGAAAATAAAACAATAACACTTGCTTATTTTAACGAAAAAAGTACAGTAGACTATATGGGTGTAATACAAGGTATACCAGTATGTTTTGATGCAAAAGAGACAAGCCAAGGGTTTTTACCTTTACAAAATATACATCAACACCAAGTAGATTTTATGGAAAGTTTTGAAAAACAAGAAGGTATAGCTTTTATGCTTGTATATTTTAAAATGTATGATGAATATTATTATTTACCATTTAAAGATATATTAAAATGGTGGCAAAATGCTAAAAATGGTGGTAGAAAATCTATACCATATAAAGCATTTGAAAAAAAATATATTGTTAAGCAAAGTGGAAAATTTTATGTACATTATTTAGAGGCATTAAACACATACTTAAAAGAATATAATTAA